A genome region from Euphorbia lathyris chromosome 4, ddEupLath1.1, whole genome shotgun sequence includes the following:
- the LOC136228004 gene encoding cyclin-D3-1 — MAIHQPQQSSNSLLLDTLYCEEEENWEENEVTQVEKFSSFFPPNSLLEQDLFWEDGELLSLFTKEHNVGTKLLDSSSISRQEAIDWILKVNSYYGFSNLTSILAINYLDRFLICPKKDNDDNKPWMIQLLAVTCLSLAAKIEETQVPLLLHLQVEDTKYVFEAKTIQRMELLVLSTLQWKMHPVTPLSFVDHIIRRLGLKTSLHWEFLRRCESLLITLVSDSRSTCFLPSVLATATMMHVIDQVEPFNSIDYQNQLLGILKINKEKVKDCYELICELLKRRSNGGYYGHKKRKYEAIPSSPSGVIDAIFSSDNSNDSWPISTSSSVSSSPQQQQPLFKKNRGAHDQCVFVEQ; from the exons ATGGCCATCCATCAACCCCAACAATCCTCTAATTCCCTCCTACTAGACACCCTTTATtgcgaagaagaagaaaattggGAAGAAAATGAAGTAACCCAAGTTGAAAAGTTCTCATCTTTTTTTCCCCCAAATTCCTTGCTAGAACAAGATTTATTTTGGGAAGATGGAGAACTTCTTTCCCTCTTCACTAAAGAACACAATGTGGGAACAAAATTACTTGATTCCTCTTCAATTTCTCGTCAAGAAGCTATTGATTGGATTCTAAAAGTCAATTCTTATTATGGGTTTTCAAATCTCACTTCCATTTTGGCTATAAATTATCTTGATAGGTTCTTAATTTGCCCTAAAAAAGATAATGATGATAACAAGCCATGGATGATTCAACTTCTTGCTGTTACTTGTCTTTCTTTAGCTGCAAAAATTGAAGAAACCCAAGTTCCTCTTCTGTTACACCTTCAA GTGGAGGATACAAAATATGTTTTTGAGGCTAAAACTATTCAAAGAATGGAGCTTTTAGTGTTGTCTACACTTCAATGGAAGATGCACCCTGTAACTCCATTATCTTTTGTTGATCATATAATCCGACGGCTTGGATTGAAAACTAGTCTTCACTGGGAATTTCTTAGGAGATGTGAATCTCTTCTAATCACTCTAGTTTCCG ATTCAAGATCCACATGTTTTCTACCATCTGTATTGGCTACTGCCACAATGATGCACGTTATTGACCAAGTTGAGCCTTTTAATTCCATTGACTATCAAAATCAGCTTCTGGGTATTCTTAAAATAAACAAG GAAAAGGTGAAGGATTGCTATGAGTTAATATGTGAGCTATTAAAAAGAAGAAGCAACGGAGGGTATTATGGtcataaaaagagaaaatatgaAGCAATTCCAAGTAGTCCAAGTGGTGTCATTGATGCAATTTTCAGTAGTGACAATTCAAATGATTCTTGGCCAATTAGTACTTCTTCTTCAGTCTCTTCATcaccacaacaacaacaacctCTTTTCAAGAAGAATAGAGGAGCTCATGACCAATGTGTATTCGTCGAGCAGTAG